From Mugil cephalus isolate CIBA_MC_2020 chromosome 4, CIBA_Mcephalus_1.1, whole genome shotgun sequence:
aatgttcctcaggagatatttttgcttttttttgtcacataaatgcatgaaacatatatgatatataaaaaatataatataacatcAAGTTATCACATCATGTCATCTCAAGTCAGGACTAATCAACAATTTGTTTACATTCTCTATCAAAGATTTGAAAATGACCTGTTCGGATTGTCTGTTGGCGTTGTAATCACAGAAGCCCAGCTTGTTGACCAGGGAGTCAGAGACTATGTAAATGCATAAGCtgacctgcaaacacacaacacacaacacacgacTATAATGACGATAATGGAGTGAAAGTTAGTCAAGTTAGAATTCTctctgcaggttgtttttttttttgttaccaaaATTAAAGCACATTTCTGTCACATATATTtaggaatagaaaataaaacagtttgagTGTTGGAGTGGACCACACAGGTCAGCATTCTCAGTGATCCTTCATCCTTGGTCCATGACCATGTCTCAGGGTCCTGctccttccttggaccactgTTGATTggtactgaccactgcagagcAGCAACAATCCGCTGTCCTGGAGCTGACCCAGTCATCTAACCATCACAGTTTGGTTCTTGTAAAAGTCTCTCAAATCCTTCTACTTGAACATTTTCCTGCTACTAACGTCAACTTTGAGGATAAAGCGACAGGAGCCATGTTAACCAGGTATTCACACAACCAGTGATTCTAACccgttggtcataatgttatggcttatcGTTGTATGCATAattaaaagaagaggaaagacgTTCTCAATACCCAGACCTGTGTTGAAGAAGGCGAGTGAAGCCAAAGACAGAAAGGTCCAATGCAAGCGTGCAGAAAGCGTGATGGAGCTAACCGAGGAGATGAAAGGCTGCTGGTATATCACTGACAGGAGCCATGAGATAATCAGTCATCTCATATTGTTATGGTCAATTGATGTACTGCTATTGGACCTCCATGCCCTTAAACATGCCTACATGGAAAACCCAAGGCAGGGAGAGCAGCAGCGAAGACGCCTCGGACACAGAACAAAGTTGGTGTAGGAGCTGGAGCGGAGGCAGGTTGAAACAGAAAGGATTTAGCGCtgaaaagagtgtgtgtgtgttaccttggCCACACTCTGGAACGTAAAGTAGTAAACACCAGGTACCCTGCAGGTGAAGTAGCCTGCGGCAGTGTCAAAGTCACCTGGTTTGTTGACCACGGTATCCTGGTAGGTTAttatctaacacacacacacacacagtaaatataATCAGGTTCAACTCTTGGGGTTATCCAAATTCATTATATTTGTTCAAGTTTCTCCAGATAATACACTGAAACAGCTGAGAGAGCGACGGGCGTCTGACTAGACCTGCTTGGGCTGAGGATAGCTGTTCGACGTCCTGATCACGGAGAAGGCTGACTGGGCCTGCTGAGCGGAGTGCTGTCCTGTGAGGAGAAGGTACAAACAtcttaataaagtaaataagatGATGTGCATGTGATCCCTCCTGGTTTGTGAAACAAAGTCAAACAGCAAAGGATAACCGAACATCTTTGTCTCCGGGTTAACATAAAACCACTTTACACAGATGTAGggaaaatataaacaaatgattTGTCGAATgctctatttgtgtgtgtgtgtgctgcagtatCACAAAAGGCCTTTAGggacacattattttattacaggCAACAGAAAGTTTGTAGACGTGACCTAGAGGAACTGTTTTGTAAAAGTGCAAAGAACCAAATCAATCAGATCGGACATTAAATGGACTTAGCTGCTGTTGGTTTTTAAATAAGTAGTATGTTAGCATGATATATGCTGTAGAGTCAGGAGTTGTGTCATTACCGGAGCCAATGCTCTTTCCGTCCGGGCCGGGGCGACCGGGGCCGCCAATGGGACCCGGTGGCCCCAAATTTCCACGGTAACCTTTGGGACCTACCACCCCTTGCAAGCCCTGGCTACCAATCTCGCCCTTCAGCCTCAGCAGGTCGTCTGGGTCCACAGGTCCGTCGATCACAGCTGGAGACGGACAGACGCAtgattaaaaccaccaacagcaGATGTTTCGGTCCACAATAACAAAAATTCAAACGAttatttagaaaacatcaaTCTGTGAATCGACATTCACTCtctttttggtctccaccacttCCTCAGGAACATATCTGCTTCTCAGACCTCTCTGTCCACCACATGTTAATTAATAACAGGAAGCAGGACCATTCGGCCTGTGACTAAATTCAGGTTTCATGCGCTCTCATTAGCAATTTTCACCTGGCTCTCCTTTCTGTCCCTTCACTCCGGGCCATCCATCTCTGCCCGCAGTTCCTTTCTCTCCTGGCCGTCCATCCGTTCCTTTGCAGCTCTCATCACATCGGCTGGTCAACAGCAGAGAGGCGACGCACACCAGAACAGCCAACTCATAATAACCTCCCATGGTCCAAGGCGTTCAGTCAGGAATGATAAACTCTTGGTACTGAGGATGATGGAAAACAGAATATTAGAAAGAGATTCAAAAAGGAAACAAGTATTTGTTCTTGACACACTGAGGTAACTGCGGTCTGGAGATTTTAGTAACCACTTCACAATGAATAACCAACAATCAGCAACAGTCAAGATAAAGCAGCAGACATTATGTGGTCACTATTTTGACTAAATTAACCTGTAACGTTGAAGAAACAAGTGATAAAGTGAAGAGGggttaaagtttaaatattcaACTAAAGATTACAGTTTTGTTGTACTAAGAGCTAATGATGGCAAAGCAAGCTCTTCAGATGTCAGATGTCCGACTAAAGGAAAGAAGATTTATCTACAACCGACTGTATTATCTCAACTAAAAATGCTTCATTTGTGTCTCCAGGTGCAATTTGAAGACAGTTAgttcagacacagaaaaataaaacaaatatctgAAGTTCATTTCGgatctgaagaagctacttggaggAAAAACGTCAAAAGTCCAGTTTGCTCTTGTTTCAGCATTTCTTaaagtttatgttttattctccCATGTGAAAACAATCTAAAATTGATGTCGATGTAGATGGTGTGGACAGGACTGATATTTACTTGCATGCAAAAGATTTGCGTGTACATaaacaagagaaataaatacttATGCACACAGCAGCATTTGCAGTGAGAAACAGTAAGACATTTGCATAAGTTACAAGAAAAGCAGGACCATGTAATATTGAGTATAGACAGCCACCAGCGACAGTCAAACAACTTGCAGAGACTTGAAATTTGCTACTAATATTCATCCATCTCATTAAATGTTATGTCTTAAGTAACAGTTAAATTATTCTGCCACTAAACACTGAATTAAtagttaaatgttcatgttctACTCACCAGTCGAGTCTTGAGAGGTTTCAAGTGGCAATAGAAGGACGGTATTTCCTTCTTTTGCGTTGGacttaaaaaaatgttcagtgacacacacacatgcacacacacacacacacacacacacacacacacacacacacacacacacacacacacacacacacacacacagagagagagagagaagagagagagagggagcaacacgaacttgtgttttctgtctgaaaggACTTTTCTAAATTCATGTCTTCAGAGGTTTTCACcctcaaattattattatttttataaagaaattatcccacagctttatttatatataaaagtcacaacttaataaaacaaacacacacacacacacacacacacacacacacacacacactgactcaaGAAAGAAATCTCCAAGGAAATGAAACTCCTGATCTGACAGATTTCAGATCAGTCTGATGCAAGTTCAACTCtcgcaaataaaaaaattggttattttttaaaactaaacacagaatTAAGAGCcatgtttccatggtaacaaCTGAAGACACCCCactgaagagaagaggaaaacagattatttttttattattattattatttgaccaCACTATTGAGCGAAGTAGAATAAATTGTGTGTATGGAGGAATTGCACCGATAACCAAGatgcacagaggaggaaaagaaatataaaaaggtCAAGACTTCGGAAACACTTGAACTACACATGCACACTACAACGTTAGTCAAtatgagagaggcctttagttgcTTAGAGGTTACCCTGGGTTTATTAGTGACCTCTCAGACTACTATgggtcccttttttttttttgtagtgatctttgttggttgACCACTCCTGTGTAAGGTAGCAGTCGTCTTAagtctcctctgttttctgactGCGAGTTTATGAATTTTAAGTTTTGCGACCTTTTCCAAGCTCCTCTGAAAGCTCATTTGTCTGTGCcatcatacacttccacaaacatgtgcTGTGAAGATGATATTGCTACAAATACctttttaaactaaatgacaCTGAACAACACCTGGGTCTCATTACACTAAttagaaacacttctgaacagatggactgtGAAAGAGAAATTTAGTCTTGAACATAACTTGTAATCCTGGAAGTGCGCCACACAGTTATGTAACATTGGCTCATTTTCATGAATAAACACTGAAGTGTAATATTTCAGTCTGCTCTGAGCATCtctgtgaaaatctgctgatgttttgaattatttttattcagaaatgtcGAACATTCGGAGCAAAGTCAAAACTTTTAAGCAGAACTCGATTTATCAGCCAGAAGACGAGTGAGAGTGTTGGATTTTAACTGTACGCGGAGGGAAATGTCCCAAAGACAGAGTTTGTAGTCATAAATTTGAGACATATTAAGTGATTAGATTGGACATTGAAGGAATAAAAGAGATAACTAGAGAAATTTATAACAAAGGAACAcaagaataaaatg
This genomic window contains:
- the LOC125006178 gene encoding complement C1q subcomponent subunit C-like — translated: MGGYYELAVLVCVASLLLTSRCDESCKGTDGRPGEKGTAGRDGWPGVKGQKGEPAVIDGPVDPDDLLRLKGEIGSQGLQGVVGPKGYRGNLGPPGPIGGPGRPGPDGKSIGSGQHSAQQAQSAFSVIRTSNSYPQPKQIITYQDTVVNKPGDFDTAAGYFTCRVPGVYYFTFQSVAKVSLCIYIVSDSLVNKLGFCDYNANRQSEQVLSGGVVLQLTAGQKVWLESFRDEQIVDARSMRDTREKQIIFSGFLIFSDPQ